Sequence from the Dehalococcoidia bacterium genome:
ACGAAGCCTGATGGAGGGAGGACCTGGAACCACACTCCGAAGATCAGGATGAACATTAGGCCCATCCAGAAGGCAGGGATCGCGACGCCACTCAGGGCCATCACCGTGGCAGTGTGATCGATCCAGGTGTTGCGTTTGACAGCCGCGATGGTTCCAAGTGGTAGCGAGATGGCAACCCCGATGGCCCAGGCGCAGAGCGCGAGCTGCAGCGTGACCGGGAGCCGGTCGGCGATGGTCTCGTGCACGGGCCGGTGGTTCTGAATCGACCGTCCAAGGTCACCCGTCAGCACGTTTCCCAGCCAGCGCAGATATTGCACCGGCATTGGGTCGTTGAGTCCCAGGTCCTGCCTTAGCCGCTCCTCCAGTTCCGGAGTAGACGCTATGTCACCTCCGATCAGGGCCTGGACAGGGTCACCCGTCAGGTGCTGGAGGGCGAAAACTCCAAGTGTGATCAACAGCAGCACCGGGATCGCGTTCAGCGCCCGGCGCATGATGTAACCGCTCACGACTCAAGCCACATCTCGTGCATTCTCAGCTTGCCATCGCCGTACGGCGTGAAGCCGCGGACCCGCTTGCTCAAGCCCACGCGATTGGTGCGGTGCGTGAAGAAGATGCCATGGGCATTCTCGACGATCTGCTTCTGGATGTCGTCGTATAGCACCTTGCGCTGCGCCTGGTCGTAAATCTGGCGCGCCTTCTCGATCTTTACGTCGAGAGTCCTCTGGCTCTCCTCCGGCGTGTAACTCCTGTTGAAGGAGGCGCGGTTGAAGGCGCCCTTGCTGTGGAAGTTGTCGTAGATCGTCAGGTCAGGGTCCGCGCGTCCGGAGAAACCCGTGAGGAAGAACGGGTACTTCTGGTCGCGGAAGTCGATCGTCGCCTGCTGGGGCGTGGTGACCACTATGTTCACCTCGATCCCGACGCGCGCCCACTGCGCCTTCAGCATCTCGGACAGCGGCGTGTTCGTCTCATCGGCAGTGATCAGGAGGTCGAACGGCTTGCCCCTTATGCCGGAGGCGTTCACGAGGTCGGTTGCCTTCTTGAGGTCCTCCTCAATGGGCTTGAGGTTCTGGTTGTATGCCCACGTAGCCTTTGTCAGCGGTCCGTTCGCCAGCTCGCCATCACCGAAGTAGATGCCCTCGAGAATCGCCTTGCGGTTCAGCGAGTAAGTCATCGCCTGGCGGACCCGGATGTCCGTCAAGGGCGGCTGCGAGATGTTCAGGTTCACCTGCGTGTAGCCGGTGCTCGCCCACTGCACCATCTGTATGTCGGTGTCCTTGCGAGCCGCGTCGATGTCCTTCGGCGCGATGAAGATCAGGTCGGAGTTGCCGCTCTTGAGGTTCGCATACTGCACCGAGGAGTTGGGGACGATGTCCACATTCACACCGTCCATGTACGGATACCCCGAGACACGATACTGGGCGAACCGCGAGAGCTTCTGAGAAGAGTCAAGCTGCCAGCTGTCCAACTTCAACGGGCCTGAGCCGACTGGCTTGTTAGTGAAGTCGGCGCCGTACTTCTCGATTGCTGCCGGGGACATGAGCATCCCAGCGCGGTCGCCAAGTATCGCGAAGATCGAGGCCGTCACCGCCTTCAGCTTGAACACGGCGTGGGTCGGGTCAACGATTTCGACCTTGTCGACTGAACCCAGAGACCCGGCGGCGAACGACTTCGTAGCCGGGTCGAGGTGCCGGTCGATCATGAACTTGACGTCCTGGGACGTGTAAGGCGTCCCGTCGTGATAAACGAAGCCCCCGGCCGGGACGTGGAAGGAAATGGTCAAGTCGTCAATGACTTCCCATTTGTCGGAGATGCCCTTCGCCACCTGGAAGGTTGGGTCGCTGTTCACCAGGTTTTCGAAGATGCTGTACAGCCAGTGGTGGTCATTCCCCCCACGAGAAGTACTGGGGTCGAGCCCTGTGGGGTCGCCGGAGAAGGAGAACCTGAGCGTCCCTCCCTTTTTCGGCGGGCCGCTTGATTGCTTGCGCGTGTCCGTGGACCCTGAGCCGCCGCCACTCGAACTGCCGGAGGAACAGGCAGCAACCAGGGCCCCGGCTCCTACGGCCCCAAGTCCAACGATCGCCCTGCGGCGTGTGATTCGCTTAGTAAGCATGGGCTCCCTCTCTCTGGCGGCCTGGAGCCGCTAGTCCGGCGTGGAACGCGCGTAATCTAGCAGCTAAACGCGGGCGTAGCGATCAGAGATTGGGGAACCCATCATTCGGGAAATCCGAATGGCCGAAGCGCCGAGAAGTCGAACTCCGAGAGAAAGCGAACGAACTCGGCGGTCAGGGGATCGGGCCGCTTCGAGTGCATCGCGACTACCTTCCGCTCGAAGGAAAAGTGGGGCAGGTCGAGGATGCGCAGATGTCTGGCGTAAGGACTGAGGCGCGCCACGTAAGAGCCAACCATCGCGATGCAGGAGCCCTGCATCGCCAGCGCGAGCAGGCCATCGAAGGATGTGTGCTCGAAGGGCGCCTCTAATGTCAGGCCCTGGCGGCGGGCCCATTGTTCGACGATCGGCCGGTAGACTCCCGTCCCCGGTTGAAGGGCCAGCGGGTACCTGGTGAGTAGCTTGAGGTCGGGCGGCTCATAGCAGTCCGCCCGGACCACCATCTCCATTCGGTCTTCGCTGACCGTCGTGGCCTCGAACTCGCCGGATAATTCGTTTATGTGGAGGTCATTGATGATGGCGATCTCAGCGAGGCCGCTGACGAGGGCCGCTTCGCATTCCCCAACTCCATTGGCGGTCACGGCAATCTTCGAGTCCGGATGCCGTGCGTGAAAGGCACGGATCACGGGCGGCAACAGGTACACGCTGGGACCATGAAGGCTGGCGATCCTAATGCGGCCCATGTCGCGGCGCGAAAGGCCGCGGATATCCCTTTCCAGCTTCGCCCGCTCGGCGAGCATTTGCTCGGCGAAGGCGAAGAACCTGCTGCCGGCGCGTGACAGCTCAAGCTTGCGGCCGTTGAAGACGACAAGCGTGACGCCGAGCTCCTCCTCGATGCTCTTGACGTGCCCGTGTATCGTTGTCGGGCTCAAGAAGAGTTCTTCGGCAGCGGCCGGGTAGGAGCCCGCCCTGACCAGACTTGCGAATGAATGCACCGCTTCGAACCGCATATGACCCCCGTCAGTTCTGGGTGCTGGGTCTCAGAACCGAGCGCATTATCCCGTATTCTCGAATGAATCAGCCGGGGAATTGGCGTTGAATGCTAGGGACATTGGCCCGAGTATGGAGGCTGCGTCACCCCGAACCGGTCAACTGAGGAGGACTCGCCTTGGCGTCAGTAGCACAGCCGGAACGAAAGCTTCGTTCGTTTCAGATCTCAGCGGTGAATTCGGCCGCCGACTCGAAGGGCAGCATCCATGACGATGAGAAGGCCCGGGAGATGGGATACGAGGGCGGCTTCGTCCCTGGCCCCACGGTCCTCGGCTACATGAGCCGGCTCATGCGCGAGACGTTCGGCAGAAACTGGCTCTCCGACGCCACCTTCAGCGGCCGAGTGCGGCGCCCGGTTTATGAAGGCACGATGGTCACGGTGGAGGGCCAGGTGGTCGAGGGCCCAGACGAGCTGGGTAGGGTGGTGGTGGAACTCCGCGTTGTGAGTCCAACGAAGGAGGTCTTGGCCGAGGCTCAGGCAAGCTGCAACTCGCGCTGAGCCGGCCACTGCTTCCGTAGAATCGCCGCCGCCGAGCGAGCCATCGGAGAATGAGAGTATGGACCTGCCTGAATTAAATGAAGAGAACTGCAAGCCCGGAGATAAGCTGCGCCCGTATTCGGTCACCTACGACGAGCCCTTCGTCGCCGCGTTCCTGGAGCGGACCGGGGAGTCGCCGGCGGACTACGAGGGTCCGGACGGGAGGGTCGTCCCGCCGGCCGTCTTCTTCAGTGCCTACGGGCGACTGATACATGGCACCTACCACTACGAAACCGGGGTCTTCGTCACCTCCAATCTGCGGCTTTTCAAGGCGCCACCACTGGGCACGAAGGCCCTGGTCACGGGCGAGGTGCTTCGCTTGTTCGAGCGAAACGACAACAAGTACGTCACCTTCTCCGTAGTAGTCTCAGACGAGTCGTCCGGCGAGCGCTTCGCGGAGGTGGAGCACACGTCCATCTATAAGCTCAAGCCAAGGCCAGCCCGCTAATCACTGCCGGACCGCCTGCCGCAAGTACAGGGAGACTAAATGACCACCAAACCGACCGCCGAGCTTCGCGTAACCGCGTTCCTGCCGGGACCGGACCGGCCCGATATCCGAAACGCGATCCATTCGACCGAGGGCGCGCGCGATTACGGGTACCAGGCGGCGCTGGTCGGCGGAGTCACGGTGTTTGGCTGGTCGACGCCTTTGATCCTGGAAGTCCTCGGGACATCCTGGCTCGACCACGGCTGGGCGGACCTCACGTTCCGGCGTCCAACCTACCCCGGCGACGAGCTGGTGATCACCCTCGAGGAAGATGGAAGCGTCGCCCGGCTCAAAATAACCGGGCTTGATGGACATGACCGTGTCGAAGGGGAGCTCGGCCTCGGCGACGCTCCCTGGCTCGACCAGGTCTTGCTGAAGACTCCGTTCCAGGAGCCAGAACCGGAACTGCAACATCACCCGCTTCTAACCCCGGAGGTCGCGCCCGTCGGGCGCCGGCTGTCGCCTCTCGGCTTCACCGTCACCGTCGAAGAGGCTCGCGAGTACGCGGAAAAGAGGGCGCGGACGAACGACCCGCTGTTCACCGGGCCCAGGCCTCGCCTACACCCCGGCTGGATCGCCGGCCGTCCGCCGGGAGTACTACACCACAGTTACGATTACGGACCGGCCATCCACGCCCGCAGCCACCTGCAGATAATCGCGCCGGCCTTCGCGGGTCAGGACTTCGTCGCCACCGCCACCTTCCGGGAGTCTTACGAACGCAAGGGCCACCACTACGGCGCCTACGACTGCACCATATACGCGGCCGACGGCACGGAGCTGTGGCGACAGCGGCACACGACCATCTATCAGGTCGCGAAGCGCGAAAACGCCGGCTGACGCCCGTCAGGCTCGAGGGTCACTCCACTCATCTCCGTGGCTTGCTGAGCACGCGTGAGCCATCCAGCCGGGACTGGCCCGGCGCCCTGACAGGGTCGCCCATGCCCCGGCGCCGGGAGGGCGCCCGAAGTGGCGCCCGGTCAGCCATGCGACGCGGCGCTCCTCGATGGCGTTTCGCATGCGCCTCTCGCGAGTCGACGAGCCTGTGACCTCAACCAGTGCGACCGCGAGCGCGCCGCTGTCGACTCACAGCCCTGACACCAACTCGCCCGTCGGTGCTTTCCGCGCTCTGATTCGCCGGCTGTCCCTGACGTCCGGTTAAGCCCGGCACAGGTCCGCAGTCCATTCGGCCTGACTTGCCTTGCCATTCAGGCGGCGACTTGAGGGCAATGGGCCTGACCTTTTGGGGCCGTTCGTTAGTCGTACCAGTCACGAATAGGGCCATGATTGGCTACAGGAGGGGTGGACTTCCGGCCTTCAGTTCCGCTCTTGGAGGAGGCATGCAGGATGGAAGTTAGCCTTGAGGATCCCGGCCCCGGCAGGCGGCCGGACGTCGAATCGGTCCCGCGCCGAAAGCAGTCACGCCGGCGCTTCCTCGGTGGCGTCACCGCGGCAGGTTCTGCGGCGCTGCTGACAGCACTAGTGCCAACTGGCGCCGGCGCAAGCACCGTACGCCAGGGTTCCGGAAGAGTGACGCGTGCCACTGCATCGCGTCTCAGGGCCGAAAACCTCCGTGAGGCCCTCGCCGAACGCCTCACCGGCGGCCCTAACTCCGGCGACACGATCAAGTTCCCACCTCTCAGCGAGCTCCTGCCCCTGCGGGTTGTGACCAGGGAGCGGCCGTCTCCAAGCCCCGCGCAGAACGCGGACAAAAGCGTGTCCGCGATCGTCCGAATGCAGGCTGACCTGCAGCGCGCCCTGGAGAAACCAATCGACCAGCGCAAGTGGGCCATGGTCATCGACCTCGAGCGTTGCGTTGGCTGCTCGGCTTGCACGATCGCTTGCAAGGCCGAGAACCACCTGCCGCCAGGGGTCGTCTACCGGCCCGTGATCGAGGAGGAGATCGGGCAGTACCCGAATGTCACCCGCCGCTGGCTGCCCCGCCCCTGCCAGCAGTGCGACGACCCGCCCTGTGTGTCCGTCTGCCCTGTAGAAGCGACGTGGAAGCGCGAGGACGGCATCGTCGTCATCGATTACGAAGCGTGCATAGGTTGCCGCTACTGCATCACGGCTTGCCCCTACGGAGCCCGTTATTTCGACTTCGGCGACAACTACACCGATGACACGCCGGCGCTTCAGCCCTACGAGGTCATGGCGTCCCCGGAATACGGCGGCGCCTGGGACCGCCGCGGTGACGAGTCACCCATCGGCAACGTGCGCAAGTGTCACTTCTGCGCCCACCGACTGGACGCCGGCATGCTGCCTGCCTGCGTCACGACCTGCATTGGGAGCGCCACGTTCTTCGGTGACAGGAACGACGCCGACAGCCTGGTGAGCGAGCTCATCGGCGATGCGCGCGTTTTCCGTCTCAAGGAAGACCTGGGCACTGAGCCCAAGGTCTTCTACCTGGCCTAGGAGGAAAGCAATGCAGATCCAGCTTTCACAAAGGGCCTCTGCTCCGGTCGACGTAAAGAAGCTAGTGGTCCCAGTCGCCCTGGTCTGGGCTGTCGCCATGGTGCTCGGCCTGGGAGGAGTCGTCGTCCGGTTCCTGACCGGCCACGAGCTGGCGAACTACACGAGCAGCATCCCCTGGGGTCTGTGGATCGCCAGTTACGTCTACTTTGCGGGCATCTCCGCGGGGGCATTCCTGGTCTCCGCGGTCATCTACGTGTTCGGGATCAAGAGGCTCGAACCAGCAGCCAGGCTGGCGTTGTTCGCTGCGCTCGCGGCGCTGCTGGCGGCCCTGGTAACGATCTGGCTGGACCTGGGCCACCAGTGGCGCTTCTATCGCGTTTTCCTCTACCCCAACCCGAGCTCGATGATGGCCTGGATAGTCTGGCTGTACATGGCCTATCTGATCCTGATAGCCGTCGAACTCTGGTTCGTCATGAGAGCGGACCTGCAGCTGTGGGCCGCCGAGCCTACGCTGAGAGGCCGGCTGGCGGCACTGCTGTTGGGTCGGCCGGGCGATGCCCTGTCCGGGCGTCCGCGCGCCCGCGCGCCACTTCGAGACCAAAGCGGCGCTGACGCCAGCATCGTGCGCCTCCTGGCCACACTCGGGATACCGCTTGTGATCGCGATCAGCGGCGGCAGCGGCGCCCTGTTCGGTGTGGTGGGCGCTCGAGAGTACTGGAACGCGCCCCTGTTCCCGCTCATGTTCATTGTTGGGGCGGCTGCTTCGGGTACAGGGCTGGTCACGGCGATCGCCGCGGTCGCGCTGCCTCCCTCCGAAAGCGGGCATCCGCGCGACATCGTCCCGACGCTCGGCAAGGTCACCCTCGCGCTGCTGGGCGTGTACCTGCTCATAGTGTGGGCTGAGTTCAGCATCACGCTGTACGCGGACATTCCCGCCTCCACGAAACCCTTGAGCAACATCATCGGCGGGCCCTACGCCTGGGTCTTCTGGGTATTTCAGATCGGACTCGGGTCCGTGATTCCACTGGCGCTGCTGCTGAGCCGGCCTCGATCGGTGGCCTGGGTTGGCCTGGCCGCATTCCTTGTCGCCGTCGGCTTCTTCGCCACGCGGCTGAACATCGTCATTCCAGGCCTCACGGAGCCCCAACTCGAGGGGCTCGACGATGCGTTCGTTGAGGGCAGGTTGTCGTATAGCTACTTCCCCAGCGCCATGGAGTGGGCGGTTTCCTTCTTCTCCGCCGCTCTGGCCACGGGCCTGTTCTACGCGGGCTACCGTCTCCTGCCCCTGGTCTCTCCCAGCAAGGAGTCGTCACGATGACCCAGGAAGCGACGTCGCGGAACTCTGCCCTTAGTCGCCGGAAATTCTTCCAGACCTCGGCGCTGCTTGGCGGGGCGGCCGTGGTCGCGGGCACGCCCTGGATCCTGCAGGCCTTCGATGGCGGCGAGGAGGGGCGGATCAAGGCTACCGAGGAGTACCTCCTGGCGAAGCCGGAGAACATCATTTATTCGGTCTGTCAGCAGTGCAACACCCAGTGCGGCATCAAGGTCAAGGTGCAGGAGGGCGTCGCGGTCAAGATCGACGGCAGCCCCTACAGCCCCTGGACGATGAGGCCTCACGTCTCCTACGACTCCTCACCCTTCGACATGGCCACCCTCGATGGGGCGATCTGCCCGAAAGGGCAGGCCGGCATGCAGACGGCCTACGACCCCTATAGGGTGGTGAAGGTGCTCAAGCGGGCCGGGCCCCGTGGCTCGAACCGGTGGGAGTCAATCCCGTTCGACCAGGCTATCGAGGAGATAGTTTCCGGGGGAAGGCTCTTCAAGCATGTGGCCGGCGAGGAGAACAGGGAGGTGACGGGCCTGCGCGACCTCTGGGCCGTGCGAGACCCGGCAGCTGCCAAGGCCATGGCCGATGACGTCAAGAAGATCCTCGAAGAGAAGGACCGCGACGCAAAGCAGGCGCTGGTCACCAGGTTCAAGCAGACGCATGCCGCCAACCTCGACAAGCTCATCGACCCCGACCATCCGGACCTGGGCCCGAAGAACAACCAATTCGTGTTCGCCTGGGGGCGTCTCAAGTCGGGCAGGGGCGACCTCATTTCGCGCTTCGCCAGGGACGCCTTCGGCTCGGTCAATGCCCACGGCCACACGACGGTTTGTCAGGGTTCGCTCTACTTCGCCGGCAAGGCAATGAGCGAGCAGTTCGATGAGGGCAAGTTCACGGGCGGCAAGAAGTTCTTCTGGCAGGCTGACCAGGAGTCATCCGAGTTTACGATCTACGTGGGGGTGAACCCTTTCGAGGCAAGCCAGGGGCCGCCGCTGCGCGCCAAGCGCATCGTCGAGAACCAGTCTGAGGGCAGGCTCAAGTACGTCGTTATCGACCCTCGCTTGTCGCGCACTGCGGCCAAGGCCTGGAAGTGGTTGCCTAACAAGCCGGGGACGGAAGGGGCTGTCGCCATGGCCCTGATCCGGCATGTGCTCGAAAGCCGCCGCTATGACGAGCGCTTCCTGGCTAACGCCAACAAGGCCGCCGCGGCTGCGGCCGGCGAAGCTTCCTGGACTAACGCCACGTGGCTCGTGCGCATCGATGCCGCAGGCCAGCCTGGCAAGTTCTTGCGGGCCTCCGAGATCGGTCTGGCTCCCAAAGAGACACGGCCGACAAGCGACGGCAAGGTGTGGGAGTTCGACCCTTTCGTCGTCCTCAGGGGCGGCCAGCCCGTAGCTTTCGACCCGAACGACAGCAAGGAGGCGGTGGTCGGCGACCTGTTCGTGGATGGCGTGGTGGGCGGCGTGCGCGTCAAAAGCAGCCTTCAGTTGCTGCGCGAAGAGGCACTTTCGCGCACCAGCGAGCAGTGGGCGGAAATCACGGGGCTGCGTGCGAAGGACCTGGAGGAAGTCGCCTTCGAATTCACAAGTCACGGCAAGCGGGCCGCAGCCGACATTCATCGCGGCGTCTCCCAGCACACCAACGGCTTCTACAACTGCAGCGCCTGGTTTTGCCTGAACCTGCTCATCGGCAATTACGACTGGAAGGGCGGCCTCACGGCCGGAGCGACCTACGACCAGGCCGGAGCCAAGGACGGTCAGCCTTATCCGCTGTCCAAGATGCACCCCGGTAAGACCACGGCTTTCGGGGTCAGCATTATCCGCCACGACATGAAGTACGAGGACACCACCATTTTCGAGGGCTATCCTGCGAAAC
This genomic interval carries:
- a CDS encoding ABC transporter permease, translating into MSGYIMRRALNAIPVLLLITLGVFALQHLTGDPVQALIGGDIASTPELEERLRQDLGLNDPMPVQYLRWLGNVLTGDLGRSIQNHRPVHETIADRLPVTLQLALCAWAIGVAISLPLGTIAAVKRNTWIDHTATVMALSGVAIPAFWMGLMFILIFGVWFQVLPPSGFVLLWEDPVDGVRHLILPALTLGLHQTGSLTRQMRSSMVEVLSQDYIRTARSKGLVERSVILGHGARNALLPVLTILGIQAGGLIAGTVVVEQVFAIPGMGRLALSAVTSQDIPLVQGFVLLAAIAVVSANLITDVLYGVLDPRIRYGR
- a CDS encoding molybdopterin-dependent oxidoreductase is translated as MTQEATSRNSALSRRKFFQTSALLGGAAVVAGTPWILQAFDGGEEGRIKATEEYLLAKPENIIYSVCQQCNTQCGIKVKVQEGVAVKIDGSPYSPWTMRPHVSYDSSPFDMATLDGAICPKGQAGMQTAYDPYRVVKVLKRAGPRGSNRWESIPFDQAIEEIVSGGRLFKHVAGEENREVTGLRDLWAVRDPAAAKAMADDVKKILEEKDRDAKQALVTRFKQTHAANLDKLIDPDHPDLGPKNNQFVFAWGRLKSGRGDLISRFARDAFGSVNAHGHTTVCQGSLYFAGKAMSEQFDEGKFTGGKKFFWQADQESSEFTIYVGVNPFEASQGPPLRAKRIVENQSEGRLKYVVIDPRLSRTAAKAWKWLPNKPGTEGAVAMALIRHVLESRRYDERFLANANKAAAAAAGEASWTNATWLVRIDAAGQPGKFLRASEIGLAPKETRPTSDGKVWEFDPFVVLRGGQPVAFDPNDSKEAVVGDLFVDGVVGGVRVKSSLQLLREEALSRTSEQWAEITGLRAKDLEEVAFEFTSHGKRAAADIHRGVSQHTNGFYNCSAWFCLNLLIGNYDWKGGLTAGATYDQAGAKDGQPYPLSKMHPGKTTAFGVSIIRHDMKYEDTTIFEGYPAKRPWFPLASDVYQEIVPSIGDAYPYPVKALLLYMGTPVYSLPAGHTNIEVLADVNKLPLFIASDIVIGETSMYADYIFPDLTYLERWEFGGTQSSVVWKVQPVRQPAIDSPNETVKVFGEDLPLSLESLLLALAEKLSLPGFGPGGFGAYGDFKRPEDLYLKQVANIAFGHKADGSEAVPDAGDEELALFVQSRRHLSAPTFDLSRWQAAVSPQLWRKVVYVLNRGGRFDNYEAAYDGERLRNRYAALINMYQEKTATTKDSMSGKNFRGIPHYTPAPTDSLGRPVDDGESFDLRLITAREITHTKSRTVADYWLLSLNPEGVFVINRRDAERLGLKDGSRVKVTSASNAEGIWDLRNGTKKPMVGKLKVIEGIRPGVVSYSLGFGHWAYGSSDVMIDGKKVKGDPRRAKGLHANAALRTDPKLTNTTLSDLVGGSAVFYDTQVKLVKV
- a CDS encoding 4Fe-4S dicluster domain-containing protein encodes the protein MQADLQRALEKPIDQRKWAMVIDLERCVGCSACTIACKAENHLPPGVVYRPVIEEEIGQYPNVTRRWLPRPCQQCDDPPCVSVCPVEATWKREDGIVVIDYEACIGCRYCITACPYGARYFDFGDNYTDDTPALQPYEVMASPEYGGAWDRRGDESPIGNVRKCHFCAHRLDAGMLPACVTTCIGSATFFGDRNDADSLVSELIGDARVFRLKEDLGTEPKVFYLA
- a CDS encoding LysR family transcriptional regulator — its product is MRFEAVHSFASLVRAGSYPAAAEELFLSPTTIHGHVKSIEEELGVTLVVFNGRKLELSRAGSRFFAFAEQMLAERAKLERDIRGLSRRDMGRIRIASLHGPSVYLLPPVIRAFHARHPDSKIAVTANGVGECEAALVSGLAEIAIINDLHINELSGEFEATTVSEDRMEMVVRADCYEPPDLKLLTRYPLALQPGTGVYRPIVEQWARRQGLTLEAPFEHTSFDGLLALAMQGSCIAMVGSYVARLSPYARHLRILDLPHFSFERKVVAMHSKRPDPLTAEFVRFLSEFDFSALRPFGFPE
- the nrfD gene encoding NrfD/PsrC family molybdoenzyme membrane anchor subunit, with the protein product MQIQLSQRASAPVDVKKLVVPVALVWAVAMVLGLGGVVVRFLTGHELANYTSSIPWGLWIASYVYFAGISAGAFLVSAVIYVFGIKRLEPAARLALFAALAALLAALVTIWLDLGHQWRFYRVFLYPNPSSMMAWIVWLYMAYLILIAVELWFVMRADLQLWAAEPTLRGRLAALLLGRPGDALSGRPRARAPLRDQSGADASIVRLLATLGIPLVIAISGGSGALFGVVGAREYWNAPLFPLMFIVGAAASGTGLVTAIAAVALPPSESGHPRDIVPTLGKVTLALLGVYLLIVWAEFSITLYADIPASTKPLSNIIGGPYAWVFWVFQIGLGSVIPLALLLSRPRSVAWVGLAAFLVAVGFFATRLNIVIPGLTEPQLEGLDDAFVEGRLSYSYFPSAMEWAVSFFSAALATGLFYAGYRLLPLVSPSKESSR
- a CDS encoding ABC transporter substrate-binding protein, whose protein sequence is MLTKRITRRRAIVGLGAVGAGALVAACSSGSSSGGGSGSTDTRKQSSGPPKKGGTLRFSFSGDPTGLDPSTSRGGNDHHWLYSIFENLVNSDPTFQVAKGISDKWEVIDDLTISFHVPAGGFVYHDGTPYTSQDVKFMIDRHLDPATKSFAAGSLGSVDKVEIVDPTHAVFKLKAVTASIFAILGDRAGMLMSPAAIEKYGADFTNKPVGSGPLKLDSWQLDSSQKLSRFAQYRVSGYPYMDGVNVDIVPNSSVQYANLKSGNSDLIFIAPKDIDAARKDTDIQMVQWASTGYTQVNLNISQPPLTDIRVRQAMTYSLNRKAILEGIYFGDGELANGPLTKATWAYNQNLKPIEEDLKKATDLVNASGIRGKPFDLLITADETNTPLSEMLKAQWARVGIEVNIVVTTPQQATIDFRDQKYPFFLTGFSGRADPDLTIYDNFHSKGAFNRASFNRSYTPEESQRTLDVKIEKARQIYDQAQRKVLYDDIQKQIVENAHGIFFTHRTNRVGLSKRVRGFTPYGDGKLRMHEMWLES